A genome region from Roseovarius sp. THAF27 includes the following:
- a CDS encoding copper-binding protein produces MKNLLLTLSLAIALSTQAYATGTHGGGHDENQPTEQTEMMVGMPGDPAKVDRTIDVTLLENDEGQMLIESEEMTIKEGETIRFNITNKGELEHEFVLDTVERNAEHKIEMAKMDMEHDDPNRIRLDAGASGEVVWTFANSGTFEAACLIPGHYEAGMHREVAVGDQIAQADVEYTSGTIKKIDAEAGKVTIIHGPLVNLDMPAMTMVFRADEAMMAKMAEGQEIEFVADRVEGKLTVTQMK; encoded by the coding sequence ATGAAAAACCTTCTTCTGACATTAAGCCTCGCGATCGCGCTTTCCACACAGGCCTATGCTACAGGCACGCACGGCGGTGGACATGATGAAAACCAGCCTACCGAACAGACAGAAATGATGGTCGGCATGCCGGGTGACCCCGCCAAGGTGGATCGCACAATCGACGTCACTTTGCTCGAAAACGATGAGGGCCAGATGCTGATCGAGAGCGAAGAGATGACCATCAAGGAGGGTGAAACCATCCGCTTCAACATCACCAACAAGGGTGAGTTGGAGCATGAGTTCGTACTCGACACGGTCGAGCGCAATGCCGAGCACAAGATCGAAATGGCCAAGATGGACATGGAACACGACGATCCGAACCGTATCCGTCTCGATGCGGGCGCGTCGGGTGAGGTTGTCTGGACTTTCGCGAATTCTGGTACGTTCGAAGCAGCATGCCTGATCCCGGGCCACTACGAAGCCGGCATGCATCGTGAGGTAGCGGTCGGTGACCAGATAGCTCAGGCTGACGTGGAGTACACGAGCGGGACCATCAAGAAAATCGACGCGGAGGCCGGCAAAGTCACAATCATTCACGGCCCTCTCGTTAACCTTGATATGCCCGCGATGACCATGGTGTTCCGCGCTGACGAAGCAATGATGGCCAAGATGGCGGAGGGTCAGGAAATCGAGTTCGTTGCCGACCGGGTTGAGGGAAAGCTTACTGTCACGCAGATGAAGTGA